The Populus nigra chromosome 14, ddPopNigr1.1, whole genome shotgun sequence genome has a segment encoding these proteins:
- the LOC133673424 gene encoding uncharacterized protein At4g37920 isoform X2 has translation MENCCSFMKLNLSSSITKPALFKTTNIFFSSLNDEKLPSTTLKTPLSVSPHRHKTAATQIFKTSFKANSSIANAEVPVEVEVEVAEGYSMTQFCDKIDEDMEKHDKLLKEIQDNPTDLNAIVAKRRKDFTGDFFRYLALLSETCDSLEDRDGVARLVAKCMSAVSAFDNALESLETLDAAQAKFDDILNSSSVDAACEKIKSLAKAKELDSSLILLINSAWAAAKESTSVKNEVKDIMYSLYKAMKSSLRSIAPKEIKLLKHLLNIADPEERFSALAIAFSPGDDHEAKDPYALYTTPKELHKWIKIMLDAYHLNKEDTDIKEAKQMSQPVIIQRLFILKETIEEEYLEKTTFQTQPEGDTKSED, from the exons ATGGAGAATTGTTGCAGCTTCATGAAATTGAACTTATCATCTTCCATAACCAAACCCGCTCTATTCAAAACCACCaacatcttcttctcctctttaaatgatgaaaaactaCCCTCCACAACTCTCAAAACCCCCCTTTCAGTGTCACCCCACAGACATAAAACAGCAGCCACTCAAATCTTTAAAACCA GTTTTAAAGCAAATAGTAGCATAGCAAATGCTGAAGTGCCTGTGGAAGTGGAAGTGGAAGTTGCAGAAGGGTACAGTATGACCCAATTTTGTGATAAG ATTGATGAAGATATGGAAAAACATGATAAACTTCTCAAGGAGATTCAAGATAACCCAACTGACCTCAATGCAATTGTTGCAAAACGGCGCAAGGATTTTACTGGGGACTTCTTTCGTTACCTTGCTCTTCTTTCAGAAACTTGTGACAGCTTGGAGGACCGTGATG GAGTAGCTAGGCTAGTGGCTAAATGCATGTCTGCTGTCAGTGCTTTTGATAATGCATTGGAGAGTTTGGAGACATTAGATGCTGCCCAAGCCAAATTTGATGATATCCTTAACTCTTCTTCAGTGGATGCAGCATGTGAAAAGATTAAAAGCCTAGCCAAGGCAAAGGAACTTGACTCTTCCTTGATCCTATTAATAAATAGTGCTTGGGCGGCAGCAAAAGAATCCACTAGTGTGAAAAATGAG GTCAAAGATATAATGTATAGTTTATACAAAGCCATGAAGAGCAGTCTTAGGAGCATTGCCCCAAAAGAAATAAAGCTCCTCAAGCACTTGCTGAACATCGCAGATCCTGAAGAGCGGTTCTCAGCATTGGCAATAGCATTCTCTCCGGGTGATGACCATGAAGCCAAGGATCCTTATGCTTTATACAC GACTCCCAAGGAGCTGCACAAATGGATTAAGATAATGCTCGATGCATACCATCTCAATAAGGAGGACACTGACATTAAGGAAGCCAAGCAGATGTCTCAGCCCGTAATTATACAAAGGCTGTTCATTCTAAAAGAAACCATTGAAGAAGAATACTTGGAAAAGACAACATTTCAGACGCAACCAGAAGGGGACACTAAATCAGAGGACTAG
- the LOC133673424 gene encoding uncharacterized protein At4g37920 isoform X1, with translation MENCCSFMKLNLSSSITKPALFKTTNIFFSSLNDEKLPSTTLKTPLSVSPHRHKTAATQIFKTSFKANSSIANAEVPVEVEVEVAEGYSMTQFCDKVIDVFLNEKPRVKEWRKYLVFREEWNKYKESFYTRCKTRADRETDPTMKQRLISLASKVNKIDEDMEKHDKLLKEIQDNPTDLNAIVAKRRKDFTGDFFRYLALLSETCDSLEDRDGVARLVAKCMSAVSAFDNALESLETLDAAQAKFDDILNSSSVDAACEKIKSLAKAKELDSSLILLINSAWAAAKESTSVKNEVKDIMYSLYKAMKSSLRSIAPKEIKLLKHLLNIADPEERFSALAIAFSPGDDHEAKDPYALYTTPKELHKWIKIMLDAYHLNKEDTDIKEAKQMSQPVIIQRLFILKETIEEEYLEKTTFQTQPEGDTKSED, from the exons ATGGAGAATTGTTGCAGCTTCATGAAATTGAACTTATCATCTTCCATAACCAAACCCGCTCTATTCAAAACCACCaacatcttcttctcctctttaaatgatgaaaaactaCCCTCCACAACTCTCAAAACCCCCCTTTCAGTGTCACCCCACAGACATAAAACAGCAGCCACTCAAATCTTTAAAACCA GTTTTAAAGCAAATAGTAGCATAGCAAATGCTGAAGTGCCTGTGGAAGTGGAAGTGGAAGTTGCAGAAGGGTACAGTATGACCCAATTTTGTGATAAGGTAATTGATGTGTTTTTGAATGAGAAGCCTAGAGTTAAGGAATGGAGAAAGTATTTGGTGTTTAGGGAAGAGTGGAATAAGTACAAGGAAAGTTTCTACACTAGGTGCAAAACAAGAGCAGATAGAGAGACTGATCCAACTATGAAGCAAAGGTTAATTTCACTTGCCTCTAAAGTTAACAAG ATTGATGAAGATATGGAAAAACATGATAAACTTCTCAAGGAGATTCAAGATAACCCAACTGACCTCAATGCAATTGTTGCAAAACGGCGCAAGGATTTTACTGGGGACTTCTTTCGTTACCTTGCTCTTCTTTCAGAAACTTGTGACAGCTTGGAGGACCGTGATG GAGTAGCTAGGCTAGTGGCTAAATGCATGTCTGCTGTCAGTGCTTTTGATAATGCATTGGAGAGTTTGGAGACATTAGATGCTGCCCAAGCCAAATTTGATGATATCCTTAACTCTTCTTCAGTGGATGCAGCATGTGAAAAGATTAAAAGCCTAGCCAAGGCAAAGGAACTTGACTCTTCCTTGATCCTATTAATAAATAGTGCTTGGGCGGCAGCAAAAGAATCCACTAGTGTGAAAAATGAG GTCAAAGATATAATGTATAGTTTATACAAAGCCATGAAGAGCAGTCTTAGGAGCATTGCCCCAAAAGAAATAAAGCTCCTCAAGCACTTGCTGAACATCGCAGATCCTGAAGAGCGGTTCTCAGCATTGGCAATAGCATTCTCTCCGGGTGATGACCATGAAGCCAAGGATCCTTATGCTTTATACAC GACTCCCAAGGAGCTGCACAAATGGATTAAGATAATGCTCGATGCATACCATCTCAATAAGGAGGACACTGACATTAAGGAAGCCAAGCAGATGTCTCAGCCCGTAATTATACAAAGGCTGTTCATTCTAAAAGAAACCATTGAAGAAGAATACTTGGAAAAGACAACATTTCAGACGCAACCAGAAGGGGACACTAAATCAGAGGACTAG